CCAATATGGACGTTGGTAGGGAATTGTGTCGTTTTAGGAATTTCAATTCCTGCCTACTATCAGTTTAGTGGTTTCTTAAGTGATTTCATGGATTCGATTGGATATTACttaagtatatatattgcaaTTGCCATCTCAGAACATTTTTTCTGGAGAAGAGGATTTAAAGGATACAATATTGATGATTGGAATAAATGGGATAAACTACCAATAGGCATTGCTGGTATGTCTGCATTTGTAGTGGGAGTCGTTGGTACAGCCCTAGGTATGTCTCAGACATACTGGACAGGTGAAATTGGCCGTCTTATCGGCAACGAAGGCGGGGGTGACATTGGTTTTGAACTGGCCTTCTCCTGGTCTTTCATTGTATATAATCTTGTCAGACCATTGGAATTAAAGTATTTTGGTcgttaaaattaatatagtATGTACATTAGAACTGATTTAATAGATGTATAATCATCACGATAATTACTGTCATCCCAGCCTTACACTGTCATCTGCTTTTCGCGCATTATTCACGAACTATTAACTTTTTCAGTGGCTACGGTTAATAAAATGTATATCATATTGCACGATCGCATTTTACTTTTAAGGTAATAAGTTTAACCgtaaaatataaatctaTCCATTTTAGATATAGAAAGACCATAAACTGTATCATGAATAATGAATGATTCTTAATCAGATTTCAACAGGAAAAggaaaaataaatagagAAACAGAAGAACCATATTATAGCATTTATTTGAGAGgcttaataaaaaaaatattaggTACCTAATATAGATTGTCAGTGATGTCCTTTACAATTCCCGCTGGCCcaaataagaataaatcTATACGATATAATTTAGGTAGAAACAGTAGCGCTGATTCATTTGATTTAAACTTGGATGATTCCTTAGATCAAGTTTTAGATAATCTACAAATTTCGTCAGAAAATAGGAACACAAGTTATGGCCAAACTGCCACTAATTCTATCAATAATGAGAGAGagaattttgaattaaaatcaGTTGAAGATGTAAGTAAATTTGGAAGATTGGGTAAGAATAGCTCCAAATCTGAGCCATTACTCATGGAAAGGAACTATTCTGAATTTTCTACTAGGACAGAGGAGACTTGGAGCAATATTATTCCAAAATCCAAATCGATGTTTGAACGAATTAGTTCATTGTTAAGAAAATCAATGAATGAAGTAACATCTGAAATGcaaaataaatcaaaccgaataaaaataaataaagacAATGTGGAAAGAATAATTAAACCAGATCAAACACaatctttgaaaaatgtatATCCATCTAATGAGATATCAAACGCTAAATATAACCCAATCACTTTTGTTCCGATTCTATTATACGaacaattcaaatttttttataacttATACTTTTTAGTCGTTGCATTATCACAAGCTGTTCCTGCTTTGAGAATAGGGTACTTATCATCATATATTGTCCCATTAGCATTCGTGTTGACAGTTACAATGCTGAAAGAAGCGATTGACGATAtacaaagaagaagacGTGATAGAGAATCTAATGGTGAACTATATGAAATTTTACAGAGTAAAGACATGATCCAAAGTAAGGATTTAAAAGTGGGTGATTTGATAAAACTAAACAAAGGTGAGCGTGTTCCTGCAGATGCAATTTTACTTCAAACTAGTGATAATTCTGGTGAAgaatttatcaaaacaGACCAACTTGATGGTGAAACAGATTGGAAACTTCGAATTGCCCCACAAATTAGTCAAACTATgactgaagaagaattatttacaaagCTGACATTATCGGCTACACCGCCAGAAAAATCTATTCATTCATTTTTGGGTAAGATTTCTTCTGAAGATGGAACATCAGTAGCGTTATCTATCGACAATACATTATGGGCAAACACTGTTGTTGCTTCAAATGGATCATGTATTGCTTGTGTAATATACACCGGTAAACATACAAGACAGTCTATGAACACCACTTCAAAATCTGTTAAAACTGGTTTATTagaaatagaaataaattcCATTTCCAAATTATTATGTATTTCAGTTTTTGCATTATCGGTGATACTAGTGGTATTTGCTGGAAAGGATAATAAGGATTGgtatattgatatattaagATACTTAATTCTATTTTCCACAATCATACCAGTATCGTTAAGAGTCAACTTAGATTTGGCTAAATCAGTATACGCATATCAAATAGAACACGATCAAATGATCCCAGAAACAATCGTTAGAACAAGTACTATACCCGAGGATTTAGGTCGTATCGAATATTTATTGTCAGACAAGACAGGTACTTTAACTCAAAATGACATGCAGTTAAGAAAAATACATTTAGGATCGCTGTCTTATTCTATGGAATCAATGGATATTGTATCTGGTTATGTAGACAATTACTTCAATACCAAtactaataatttatcagcTGCTAGAAAAGATGCAGCAACTAATGTTTGTGATTTATTGATTACTTTAGCATTATGTCATAACGTGACACCATCTTTTGTGGATAATGAATTGACTTATCAAGCAGCATCACCAGATGAAATTGCTATTGTCAAATTTACGGAAGAAGTTGGTTTGAGTTTATTTAAACGTGATAGACATTCCATAACATTGCTTCATAGGCAAACAGGAGAACAATTGGTCTATGAAATTTCTCACATATTTCCATTTAATTCCGTTAGCAAACGTATGGGCATAATCGTCTTTgataaaaaacaaaagtCATATTGGTTTCTACAGAAGGGAGCCGATACTGTTATGTCAAAAATTGTACAAAAAAATAGCTGGTTGGAGGAAGAAGTTGATAATATGGCAAGAGAAGGATTAAGAACTCTGGTCATAGGTAGGAAAAAGTTACCAACTAAAGTATATGAACAGTTCATTGCCGAATATAATGAGGCATCTGTAGCAATGACTGATAGAGAAATAAAAGTATCTCAagtaatttcaaaattcttAGAATATGACGTAGAGCTTTTAGGTTTGACTGGTGTTGAAGATATACTGCAAAAGGATGTGAAATCTTCCATTGAATTGTTAAGGAATGCAGgaattaaaatttggaTGCTAACAGGTGATAAAGTAGAGACAGCTAAGTGTGTGTCTATCAGTGCAAAATTGATATCAAGAGGACAATATGTTCATACAATAACTAAAGTTAACAAGACATACGATGCACTAAATCATcttgaatttattaaaattaataagaATGCGTGTCTTATCATTGACGGTGAATCATTGGCTGTTTATTTAAAGGattataaaaaagaatttcTAGAAGCAGTATTACAGCTACCGACAGTTGTCGCATGTCGTTGTAGTCCACAACAAAAAGCTGATGTGGCATTATTAATTCGTGAATTTACAGGCAAGAGAGTTTGTTGTATTGGTGATGGTGGTAATGATGTAAGTATGATTCAATCTGCAGATGTCGGCGTTGGTATCGTAGGTAAAGAAGGTAAGCAAGCCTCTTTAGCCGCTGATTTTTCAATCACTCAATTTTGCCATCTTACTGAATTATTGTTGTGGCATGGGAGAAACTCATATAAAAGATCGGCTAAGTTATCTCAATTTATTATGCATAGAGGTTTAGTAATTGCGATTTGTCAAGttgttttttcaatatgCTCTGGTTTTGAACCAATTGCGTTATATCAAGGTTGGCTTATGGTTGGTTATGCTACTTGTTATACAATGGCACCAgtattttctttaacttTAGATACAGATATTCCAGAAACATTAACTAAATTGTACCCTGAGTTGTATCAAGATTTAATTGAAGGTAAAAGTTTATCTcataaaacattttttgtatGGGTGGTTTTATCTATTTTTCAGGGATGCATAATCCAATTATTTTCCCAATTTTTCACCGGTGTTAGTGAGtctttatttacaaaaatggTCGCAATAAGTTTTACTTCCTTGgttttaaatgaattagtAATGGTTGCTTTAGAAATATATACCTGGAATAAAGTTATGGTAGTGACTGAATTGGTTacattatcaatatatgTTATTTCTGTCCCATTTTTATCcgaatattttgatttgtcatattttaaaacgTTGAACTTTTTTGCTGAActattgttaatattatcaatttcgGTTTTTCCAGTTTGGGCTTCCAAGGCTATTTATAGAAAATTACATCCACCAAGTTATGCAAAAGTTCAACAATATTCTATTGTGTGAACAAAGCCTCGTATGTCTATCTATGTGAATTTCATTTCAAAACAGAATGAAAGTATTCagattaatatttcaatgcATTGCaataaagaataatattcaaatggtaattatttaattaaataaataaactttaataaaattattttgagCATACAATGACTCtcttaaatatttaatagatCATCTGTCATCGGTGTTGACATCTCTGTCATCATCTGCTCTCGTTAAAATAGTTGAATAGACACGAGGCCTTTGAAAATCACTAGTGTGTGCAGTGGATATAtttcttgaaatatt
The nucleotide sequence above comes from Tetrapisispora phaffii CBS 4417 chromosome 3, complete genome. Encoded proteins:
- the TPHA0C01120 gene encoding uncharacterized protein (similar to Saccharomyces cerevisiae NEO1 (YIL048W); ancestral locus Anc_7.234), which gives rise to MSFTIPAGPNKNKSIRYNLGRNSSADSFDLNLDDSLDQVLDNLQISSENRNTSYGQTATNSINNERENFELKSVEDVSKFGRLGKNSSKSEPLLMERNYSEFSTRTEETWSNIIPKSKSMFERISSLLRKSMNEVTSEMQNKSNRIKINKDNVERIIKPDQTQSLKNVYPSNEISNAKYNPITFVPILLYEQFKFFYNLYFLVVALSQAVPALRIGYLSSYIVPLAFVLTVTMLKEAIDDIQRRRRDRESNGELYEILQSKDMIQSKDLKVGDLIKLNKGERVPADAILLQTSDNSGEEFIKTDQLDGETDWKLRIAPQISQTMTEEELFTKLTLSATPPEKSIHSFLGKISSEDGTSVALSIDNTLWANTVVASNGSCIACVIYTGKHTRQSMNTTSKSVKTGLLEIEINSISKLLCISVFALSVILVVFAGKDNKDWYIDILRYLILFSTIIPVSLRVNLDLAKSVYAYQIEHDQMIPETIVRTSTIPEDLGRIEYLLSDKTGTLTQNDMQLRKIHLGSLSYSMESMDIVSGYVDNYFNTNTNNLSAARKDAATNVCDLLITLALCHNVTPSFVDNELTYQAASPDEIAIVKFTEEVGLSLFKRDRHSITLLHRQTGEQLVYEISHIFPFNSVSKRMGIIVFDKKQKSYWFLQKGADTVMSKIVQKNSWLEEEVDNMAREGLRTLVIGRKKLPTKVYEQFIAEYNEASVAMTDREIKVSQVISKFLEYDVELLGLTGVEDILQKDVKSSIELLRNAGIKIWMLTGDKVETAKCVSISAKLISRGQYVHTITKVNKTYDALNHLEFIKINKNACLIIDGESLAVYLKDYKKEFLEAVLQLPTVVACRCSPQQKADVALLIREFTGKRVCCIGDGGNDVSMIQSADVGVGIVGKEGKQASLAADFSITQFCHLTELLLWHGRNSYKRSAKLSQFIMHRGLVIAICQVVFSICSGFEPIALYQGWLMVGYATCYTMAPVFSLTLDTDIPETLTKLYPELYQDLIEGKSLSHKTFFVWVVLSIFQGCIIQLFSQFFTGVSESLFTKMVAISFTSLVLNELVMVALEIYTWNKVMVVTELVTLSIYVISVPFLSEYFDLSYFKTLNFFAELLLILSISVFPVWASKAIYRKLHPPSYAKVQQYSIV